The Mytilus galloprovincialis chromosome 7, xbMytGall1.hap1.1, whole genome shotgun sequence genome has a window encoding:
- the LOC143082733 gene encoding uncharacterized protein LOC143082733 → MNLNIQNSLISCVTFLSVFVICNSAETLSKDDSNNAELSSIIGQNLIDTANQDINKRKWGSVASWGKRGWPLYSGKRWSVLHTWGKRASPDSDDINKRKWSGFTSWGKRALKDYLNNDDDKRKWSGFTSWGKRDLPDYENVDKRKWSGFTSWGKRSDSDDIENDKRKWASFNSWGKRSPSSDDTELDTDMDKRRWNQVGVWGKRSEPEKRRWSSVSAWGKRGWNNFQSWGKRPWSSFKSWGKRNPWHSLSTWGKRSVPVESDQEASYTAQAV, encoded by the coding sequence ATGAATCTCAACATCCAGAACAGTTTAATATCATGTGTGACTTTTCTATCAGTTTTTGTGATATGCAACAGTGCCGAAACCTTGAGTAAAGATGACAGTAATAACGCTGAGTTATCTTCCATTATTGGACAAAATCTAATAGATACCGCAAATCaagacataaacaaacgaaaatgGGGTTCAGTTGCTAGTTGGGGTAAACGGGGGTGGCCGCTATATTCAGGAAAAAGATGGTCCGTTTTACATACTTGGGGAAAGCGTGCCTCGCCAGACTCGGATGATATTAATAAAAGAAAGTGGTCAGGTTTTACATCATGGGGTAAACGAGCACTCAAAGATTACCTCAATAATGACGACGATAAAAGAAAGTGGAGTGGTTTTACATCTTGGGGAAAACGAGATTTGCCAGACTACGAAAATGTTGACAAACGTAAATGGTCTGGTTTTACTTCTTGGGGAAAAAGATCTGATTCTGATGACATTGAAAACGATAAACGAAAATGGGCAAGTTTTAATTCTTGGGGTAAACGTTCTCCATCATCGGATGATACGGAATTAGACACTGACATGGATAAACGTAGATGGAACCAAGTAGGAGTTTGGGGGAAAAGGAGTGAACCGGAAAAGAGAAGATGGTCATCTGTATCAGCATGGGGCAAACGAGGATGGAATAACTTCCAGTCATGGGGCAAACGACCATGGTCATCATTCAAATCCTGGGGGAAACGTAATCCATGGCATTCATTGTCAACATGGGGCAAACGATCTGTACCAG